The stretch of DNA GCGCTCGAGACCAACCGCTACACCGAGGCCTGGCGCGCGTTCGGGGCGGCGGTCCCCCGCCCGCGCGCGATCCTCGTGGTCTCCGCGCACTGGTACATCCACGCGACCGCCGTGACGGCGATGCCGCGGCCCCGCACCATCCACGACTTCTTCGGCTTCCCCCAGGCGCTGTTCGACGTCGCCTATCCCGCGCCCGGGCTGCCGGAGCTCGCGACCGAGATCGCGGACGTCGTCCACCCGACCTGGGTCGGCGCCGACCAGGACTCCTGGGGCATCGACCACGGCACGTGGTCGGTGCTCGTGCACGCGTTCCCCGAGGCCGACATCCCCGTCGTGCAGCTCTCGCTCAAGGCCGACGCCGGTCTCGACCACCACCTCGCCCTCGGCGCCCGGTTGGCCCCGCTGCGCGAGCGCGGTGTGCTGATCGTCGGCAGCGGCAACGTCGTGCACAACCTGCGCGCCGTCGACTTCTCGCAGCCCGACGCCGGCTTCGACTGGGCCCAGCGGTTCGACGCGGCCTTCACCGAGGCCGTCACCGGCTCCGACCCGGCCGCCACCGCCGCCCTCGACGGCCACGCCGACTTCGCCGCCGCCGTCCCGACCCCGGATCACTACCTGCCCGCGCTGTACCTCGCGGGCCTCGCCGACGCCGCCGGCGAGTCCGCGGAGGTCCTGATCGACGGCTGCGCCTACGGCTCGTTGTCGATGACCGCGTACACCCTCGGCCTCCCGGCCGCCGACCGGACGAACGACCGGGCGAACGACAACGCGGCGGCGGCCACCACCCCCGCCGCCGAGACCGCCCCCGCCGCCCCCGCGGACTGCGCGAACATCTGACCCCTGCACTGGAGATGACATCTCCAGTGCACAGGCCCGAACCCGGTGGAGATGTCATCTCCACCGCACACACCCCAACCCGGTGGAGATGACATCTCCAGTGCACAGACCCGAACCCGGTGGAGATGTCATCTCCACCGCACAGGCCCGAGCCCGGTGGAGATGTCATCTCCACTGTGGGGGGACGCGCCGACCTACAATGGGCGGGTGCCCCGATACGAGTACCGCTGCCGCGACTGCGAGCACACGTTCGAGCTGAACCGGCCGATGGCGGACTCCGGCGCGCCCGCGCCGTGCCCGTTCGGCCACACCGACACCGTCAAGCTGCTCTCGACGATCTCGGTCGTCGGCGCCGCCACCAGCGGTGGCGGGGCTCCGCGGCCCGCCGCTCCCCCGCCCGCGATGGGTGGCGGCTGCTGCGGCGGCGCGTGCCACTGACGTCAGGTCACCGTCACCGGCAGGCGGTCGAGCCCGTGGAAGATGAAGCTCGGCGCCCAGGTCAGCTCGT from Sporichthya brevicatena encodes:
- the ygiD gene encoding 4,5-DOPA dioxygenase extradiol, whose translation is MPVAFLGHGNPMNALETNRYTEAWRAFGAAVPRPRAILVVSAHWYIHATAVTAMPRPRTIHDFFGFPQALFDVAYPAPGLPELATEIADVVHPTWVGADQDSWGIDHGTWSVLVHAFPEADIPVVQLSLKADAGLDHHLALGARLAPLRERGVLIVGSGNVVHNLRAVDFSQPDAGFDWAQRFDAAFTEAVTGSDPAATAALDGHADFAAAVPTPDHYLPALYLAGLADAAGESAEVLIDGCAYGSLSMTAYTLGLPAADRTNDRANDNAAAATTPAAETAPAAPADCANI
- a CDS encoding zinc ribbon domain-containing protein, whose translation is MPRYEYRCRDCEHTFELNRPMADSGAPAPCPFGHTDTVKLLSTISVVGAATSGGGAPRPAAPPPAMGGGCCGGACH